In the Flavobacterium pallidum genome, one interval contains:
- the rpsJ gene encoding 30S ribosomal protein S10, with protein sequence MSQKIRIKLKSYDHMLVDKSSEKIVKTVKSTGAVVTGPIPLPTHKKLFTVLRSPHVNKKAREQFEVMSYKRLIDIYSSSSKTIDALMKLELPSGVEVEIKV encoded by the coding sequence ATGAGTCAAAAAATCAGAATAAAATTGAAATCTTACGATCACATGTTGGTTGATAAATCTTCCGAGAAGATCGTAAAAACAGTAAAAAGTACAGGTGCAGTGGTAACTGGTCCAATTCCGTTGCCGACCCACAAAAAACTTTTTACAGTACTTCGTTCTCCGCACGTAAACAAGAAAGCGAGAGAGCAGTTCGAAGTAATGTCTTACAAAAGGCTAATTGATATTTACTCTTCGTCTTCAAAAACCATTGATGCCCTAATGAAATTAGAGTTGCCAAGCGGAGTTGAAGTAGAGATCAAAGTATAA
- the rplW gene encoding 50S ribosomal protein L23, protein MSIIIKPIVTEKVTKQGEVLNQFGFVVDKKANKVQIKKAVEAAYGVTIVSVNTMNVRPDRSTKYTKSGMISGKTNAFKKAIVQVQEGETIDFYNNI, encoded by the coding sequence ATGAGCATCATAATTAAGCCCATAGTAACTGAAAAAGTAACCAAACAAGGTGAGGTTTTGAACCAGTTCGGTTTCGTGGTTGACAAAAAAGCCAACAAAGTACAAATTAAGAAAGCTGTTGAAGCTGCTTATGGCGTAACGATTGTTAGTGTGAATACCATGAACGTTCGTCCGGACAGAAGTACAAAATACACTAAAAGTGGTATGATCAGTGGAAAGACGAATGCCTTCAAGAAAGCAATCGTACAAGTACAAGAAGGAGAAACAATAGATTTTTACAATAATATCTAA
- the rpsG gene encoding 30S ribosomal protein S7 → MRKRAAKKRPLLPDPRFNDQLVTRFVNNLMWDGKKSTAFKVFYDAIDIVEAKKQDAEKSSLEIWKDALTNVMPHVEVRSRRVGGATFQIPMQIRPDRKISMAMKWMILYARRRNEKSMAQRLASEVLAAAKEEGAAVKKRMDTHKMAEANKAFSHFRF, encoded by the coding sequence ATGAGAAAAAGAGCGGCCAAAAAAAGACCCCTTTTACCAGATCCGAGGTTTAATGACCAACTGGTAACCCGTTTTGTGAACAACTTAATGTGGGACGGAAAGAAATCAACAGCATTCAAAGTGTTTTACGACGCGATTGACATCGTAGAGGCTAAGAAACAGGATGCTGAAAAATCATCACTGGAAATCTGGAAAGATGCCTTAACTAATGTGATGCCGCACGTAGAAGTACGTTCGCGTCGTGTGGGTGGAGCGACATTCCAAATCCCGATGCAAATTCGCCCAGACCGTAAAATCTCCATGGCAATGAAATGGATGATCCTTTACGCTCGTAGAAGAAATGAGAAATCCATGGCGCAACGTTTGGCCTCTGAAGTTTTAGCAGCTGCTAAAGAAGAAGGTGCTGCCGTTAAGAAACGTATGGATACTCATAAGATGGCTGAAGCAAACAAAGCATTCTCTCACTTTAGATTTTAA
- a CDS encoding SusC/RagA family TonB-linked outer membrane protein produces MKPRLTNYFAVLFVLFVQFAFAQERTVSGTVSDNSGLPLPGVSIVVKGTQTGTQTDFDGKFSIQATPSTVLVFSFIGMKTQEVTASSTSLSVKMVEDAVELEGVVVTAFGIKRNPKDLGYSVSSVKAADLTENSEPDLVRSLNGKVPGVNVNVSSGVAGAANQITIRGISTFGNSQPLIVVDGVTFSNNEITTSSQVTGGGGYESALSSLDPNDIASVNVLKSAAASALYGSRASNGVIVITTKSGSPKSKLDKKLSVNVGTGTYFETIANLPEYQNKYGAGSNFNYGAASNGSWGPSFESLTTIPTWANLLEAFPELGPTQPYVAHPNNVKDLFRTGTVLENTLGLNYSGQDGSFNLTISDLNQDGYIPYNTYDRTSVSTGGNFKLPNGLTVGGNMSYSKTTQIGGFFGENQFDGSSSSFARTLYLARNWDFNLPYEDPVTGQSVIPNSGYDHPLWSWKHDRIITNTNRTVIGGNLSYNFNDHISASYRLGYNKYDLDRLEIRDKYSRADGGVGTLLSDRFTNTDIESTLLFNFNYKLNADFGLEAIVGSNILDTQSSRISFQGKEMILPNIYNLKNTKNIADLLDEGTRKRNAGVFADVTFSFRDYLFLNATGRNEWSSVLPKDNNSYFYPSVSTSLILTDALKMNSKVLTFAKLRAAYAKVSKDTDPEFLNIVYSLGQAYHAQPVISNNTQLGDQQITPEFSNEFEFGTDLEFYNRRIALDLSIYSKKTTDLINQVNVPITSGYQTYTTNAGDMTNKGVEIGLTLVPVQTQSFKWSVLTNFTKNKNEVTKIFAGISKLQLDPNEIGYAMVGQPFGVFYGTRFARDANGNYLIDPSTGGILADPELGVIGDPTPDFKMNFINTFTYKGFTLKAQVDWRKGGDISSTTIESLLGRGVTRDTEDREHTFIIPGYYGNPDGTPMLDGNQQQIPNTSQLTMNELYFSPGSSNTFAINSVDEADIYDGTVIRLREISLTYDVPKKLLEKTPFGGISFSLMGSNLWYNAPNVPKYTNYDPETTSYGSSRLQGIEVTAAPTAKRYGFKLNLTF; encoded by the coding sequence ATGAAACCTAGATTAACAAATTACTTTGCAGTACTTTTTGTGCTGTTTGTGCAATTTGCATTTGCACAGGAAAGGACGGTTAGCGGGACTGTTTCAGACAATAGTGGCTTACCGCTTCCTGGGGTAAGCATTGTTGTTAAGGGAACGCAAACCGGTACCCAGACCGATTTTGATGGTAAATTCTCCATCCAGGCAACACCTTCAACCGTATTGGTGTTCAGTTTTATCGGCATGAAGACACAGGAAGTTACTGCATCTTCCACAAGCCTGAGTGTAAAAATGGTTGAAGATGCCGTTGAACTCGAAGGCGTTGTAGTGACGGCTTTCGGAATTAAGAGAAATCCTAAAGACTTAGGATATTCGGTCAGCAGTGTAAAGGCTGCGGACCTTACTGAAAATTCGGAGCCGGATTTGGTGAGGTCCCTTAATGGAAAAGTTCCTGGTGTAAACGTTAATGTTTCCAGTGGTGTTGCGGGAGCTGCAAACCAGATTACGATCAGGGGTATTTCTACCTTCGGCAATAGCCAGCCATTGATTGTGGTAGACGGGGTTACGTTCAGCAATAATGAAATCACTACCTCGAGCCAGGTCACAGGCGGCGGTGGATATGAGTCAGCCTTATCCAGTTTGGACCCGAATGACATCGCTTCTGTTAACGTGCTTAAAAGTGCTGCGGCATCTGCTTTGTACGGTTCAAGGGCTTCGAATGGAGTAATTGTCATTACGACAAAATCAGGTTCACCAAAATCGAAGCTGGATAAAAAACTAAGTGTCAATGTCGGCACAGGCACCTATTTTGAAACTATCGCGAATCTTCCTGAGTATCAAAATAAATATGGAGCCGGTTCTAATTTTAATTATGGCGCAGCATCAAACGGTTCGTGGGGGCCAAGTTTTGAATCCCTTACCACAATCCCGACCTGGGCAAATCTTCTCGAAGCTTTTCCTGAGTTAGGGCCAACTCAGCCGTATGTTGCCCATCCAAATAACGTGAAAGATTTATTCCGTACCGGAACTGTTTTGGAAAACACGTTAGGATTAAATTATTCAGGTCAGGATGGGAGCTTCAACCTTACTATTTCAGATTTAAATCAGGATGGTTATATCCCATACAATACTTATGACAGGACCTCGGTTTCTACAGGAGGTAATTTCAAACTTCCAAACGGACTTACCGTGGGTGGAAATATGAGCTATTCAAAAACGACGCAGATTGGCGGTTTCTTTGGAGAAAATCAATTTGACGGATCCTCGTCTTCTTTCGCCAGAACCTTATATTTAGCAAGGAACTGGGATTTTAATCTGCCTTACGAAGACCCGGTAACAGGACAGTCTGTAATACCTAATTCAGGTTATGACCATCCATTATGGTCATGGAAACATGACAGGATTATAACAAACACCAACAGGACTGTGATCGGCGGTAATTTGTCTTATAATTTTAATGACCATATTTCTGCATCGTATCGTCTTGGATATAATAAATATGACCTGGATCGTCTTGAAATCAGGGATAAATATTCAAGAGCTGATGGTGGTGTGGGAACATTGCTTTCAGACCGTTTCACTAATACCGATATAGAATCCACATTATTATTCAACTTTAACTATAAGTTAAATGCAGATTTTGGATTGGAAGCCATCGTCGGAAGTAATATATTAGATACGCAATCCTCGAGGATTTCGTTTCAGGGGAAAGAAATGATTCTTCCAAACATTTACAATCTGAAAAACACCAAGAATATTGCCGATCTGCTTGATGAAGGCACCAGGAAGCGTAATGCAGGGGTTTTTGCAGATGTCACATTTTCGTTCAGGGATTACCTTTTCCTGAATGCTACAGGAAGAAACGAATGGAGTTCAGTATTGCCGAAGGATAACAATTCTTACTTCTACCCTTCTGTGAGTACTTCGTTAATCCTGACCGACGCGTTAAAAATGAATAGCAAGGTTTTAACTTTTGCAAAACTTAGGGCTGCCTACGCAAAAGTCTCTAAAGACACGGATCCAGAATTTTTGAACATCGTTTATTCATTGGGTCAGGCATATCATGCCCAACCGGTTATCAGCAATAATACGCAATTGGGCGACCAGCAAATCACCCCAGAATTTTCGAATGAATTTGAATTTGGTACAGACCTCGAGTTTTACAACCGAAGAATCGCCTTGGATTTAAGTATATACAGCAAAAAGACTACAGACCTGATCAACCAGGTGAACGTGCCTATAACCAGCGGTTACCAGACATATACTACCAATGCAGGCGACATGACTAACAAAGGGGTGGAAATTGGCTTAACACTCGTGCCAGTGCAGACACAAAGCTTTAAGTGGTCCGTCCTGACTAACTTTACAAAAAACAAAAATGAGGTTACCAAAATTTTTGCAGGCATCAGTAAATTACAGCTAGACCCTAACGAGATAGGATATGCAATGGTAGGCCAGCCATTCGGTGTATTTTACGGTACAAGGTTTGCACGTGATGCGAATGGCAATTATCTTATAGACCCTTCAACCGGAGGAATACTTGCCGATCCGGAACTGGGTGTAATCGGCGATCCGACACCGGATTTTAAAATGAACTTCATTAATACTTTTACCTATAAAGGATTCACTTTAAAAGCGCAGGTAGACTGGAGAAAAGGTGGCGATATCAGTTCAACTACAATTGAATCGTTGCTGGGCCGCGGTGTTACAAGAGATACTGAAGACAGGGAGCACACATTTATTATCCCAGGCTACTATGGAAATCCTGACGGAACTCCAATGCTAGATGGCAACCAGCAACAAATCCCAAACACCTCACAACTTACCATGAATGAGCTTTATTTCTCACCTGGAAGCAGCAACACTTTTGCAATCAACAGTGTTGATGAAGCGGATATTTATGACGGAACGGTAATCAGGTTAAGGGAAATAAGCTTAACTTATGATGTCCCTAAGAAATTGCTTGAGAAAACTCCGTTTGGAGGCATTAGCTTCAGCTTGATGGGCAGCAACCTTTG
- the rpsL gene encoding 30S ribosomal protein S12, with the protein MPTIQQLVRTGRTQITKKSKSVALDSCPQRRGVCTRVYTTTPKKPNSAMRKVARVRLTNGNEVNAYIPGEGHNLQEHSIVLVRGGRVKDLPGVRYHIVRGALDTSGVAGRTQRRSKYGAKRPKEAKK; encoded by the coding sequence ATGCCAACAATTCAACAATTAGTAAGAACTGGAAGAACCCAGATAACTAAGAAGAGTAAATCGGTAGCTTTGGATTCTTGTCCTCAGAGAAGAGGGGTTTGTACGCGTGTTTACACCACTACACCTAAAAAGCCAAACTCTGCGATGCGTAAAGTAGCGCGTGTACGTTTGACTAACGGTAATGAAGTAAACGCTTACATCCCTGGTGAAGGACACAACCTTCAAGAGCACTCGATAGTATTAGTTAGGGGTGGAAGGGTAAAAGATTTGCCTGGAGTTAGGTATCACATCGTTCGTGGTGCACTTGATACGTCAGGTGTTGCAGGAAGAACGCAAAGAAGATCTAAGTACGGAGCAAAACGCCCTAAAGAAGCTAAAAAGTAA
- a CDS encoding BamA/TamA family outer membrane protein, with the protein MKRFLLLFFIFFASADGIAQQLTLKISGGNDIENRIIDSVSYKKKHADLKSVKNAVTQFSETLTKIGFLENTIIASEKHSDTIYNYAASLGQKTKSIFLSIPVGLQNEIAIDSKSGIAEVGITSAEAFLKNITSQLENRGFALAKIKLDNFRKNGNNLYADLIVDFGTKRQLNDIVIKGYEKFPEGHLANIKRQYRKKTFSQQNLKRIYDDFEKFRFVKQTKYPEILFTKDTTKVYAYLEKAKPSKFEGFIGFSNNEQSNVKLNGYLDLLLVNILNSGEELSLYWKSDGEDQKTFNLGLELPYIFKSRLGLKTSLNIFKQDSTFQNTRTAIDLGYFFDYNKRLYLGYQSAESSDIQNQNTASISDYENAFITADFEYRGFKTGDFLFPEQTRLSLKAGSGSRRSKLNADSQAFISLDAFHNFYLDEKNIFHIRTQNYYLKSTHYIINELYRFGGINSVRGFNENSLQGNTLLTILTEYRFRITQSLYLHSITDYGYFEDSAAKNNGTLFGFGFGFGLLTKNGLLNLVYANGNANHQEIKLSNSIVHISFKTNF; encoded by the coding sequence TTGAAACGTTTCCTTTTGCTGTTTTTTATTTTTTTTGCTTCCGCAGATGGGATCGCGCAGCAACTGACCTTGAAGATTTCAGGCGGAAATGATATTGAAAACCGGATCATCGATTCGGTTTCCTATAAGAAAAAGCATGCGGACCTTAAGTCTGTCAAAAATGCTGTCACTCAATTTTCGGAAACGCTGACAAAAATCGGTTTCCTTGAAAATACCATTATCGCTTCAGAAAAACACAGCGACACGATTTACAATTACGCCGCTTCTTTAGGCCAAAAAACAAAATCGATATTCCTCTCGATTCCCGTCGGGCTACAAAATGAAATCGCAATCGACAGTAAATCCGGAATCGCAGAAGTCGGCATCACTTCTGCGGAAGCGTTTTTAAAAAACATCACGTCACAACTGGAAAACCGAGGCTTTGCTCTGGCAAAAATCAAACTGGACAACTTCAGGAAAAATGGCAACAACCTTTATGCAGACCTTATAGTGGATTTCGGGACGAAAAGACAACTCAATGATATCGTCATCAAAGGCTACGAAAAATTCCCCGAAGGCCATCTGGCGAACATCAAAAGGCAATACCGCAAAAAAACGTTTTCACAACAAAACCTGAAAAGGATTTATGACGACTTTGAGAAATTCCGTTTTGTAAAGCAGACCAAATACCCTGAAATCCTTTTCACGAAAGACACCACGAAAGTGTATGCCTACCTTGAAAAAGCGAAACCGAGCAAGTTTGAAGGTTTCATAGGCTTTTCAAACAATGAGCAAAGCAATGTGAAGCTTAACGGCTATCTTGACCTTTTGCTGGTCAATATCCTGAATTCCGGCGAGGAACTTTCCTTATATTGGAAAAGCGACGGCGAAGACCAGAAAACGTTCAACCTCGGACTGGAACTGCCTTATATCTTCAAATCACGGCTCGGGCTGAAGACTTCCCTGAACATCTTCAAGCAGGACAGCACGTTCCAGAATACAAGGACAGCGATAGACCTTGGCTATTTTTTCGATTACAACAAACGACTGTATTTAGGCTACCAGTCCGCCGAATCAAGTGACATACAAAATCAAAACACAGCTTCCATCAGCGATTATGAAAACGCTTTCATCACCGCTGATTTTGAATACCGTGGTTTCAAAACCGGCGATTTCCTTTTCCCTGAACAAACAAGGCTCAGCCTCAAAGCAGGAAGCGGATCACGCAGATCGAAACTCAATGCTGACAGCCAGGCATTCATCAGTCTCGATGCATTCCATAATTTTTACCTGGACGAAAAAAACATCTTTCATATCAGGACGCAAAATTATTACCTCAAAAGCACACATTACATCATTAATGAATTGTACAGGTTTGGCGGCATCAACTCGGTAAGAGGATTTAACGAAAACAGCCTGCAGGGAAACACGTTGCTGACTATATTAACGGAATACCGATTTCGCATTACGCAAAGCTTATACCTGCACAGCATCACCGATTATGGATATTTTGAAGACAGTGCTGCTAAAAATAATGGCACTTTGTTCGGTTTTGGGTTTGGCTTCGGGCTTTTGACAAAGAACGGCCTGCTTAATCTTGTTTACGCAAATGGCAATGCTAATCATCAGGAAATCAAACTTTCAAACTCCATTGTACACATAAGTTTTAAGACAAATTTTTAA
- the rplB gene encoding 50S ribosomal protein L2, whose translation MSVRKLKPITPGQRFRVVNSFDAITTDKPERSLIAPIKNSGGRNSQGKMTMRYTGGGHKQRYRIIDFKRTKDGIPATVKSIEYDPNRTAFIALLAYADGEKTYIIAQNGLQVGQKLVSGAEAQPEIGNTLPLSKIPLGTVISCIELRPGQGAVIARSAGTFAQLMARDGKYATIKMPSGETRLILLTCSATIGAVSNSDHQLIVSGKAGRSRWLGRRPRTRPVAMNPVDHPMGGGEGRSSGGHPRSRKGLPAKGYRTRAKQNPSNKYIVERRKK comes from the coding sequence ATGTCAGTTAGAAAATTAAAACCTATTACCCCGGGTCAGCGATTTAGAGTTGTAAATAGTTTTGACGCTATTACGACTGATAAGCCGGAGCGTTCATTGATCGCACCGATAAAAAACTCAGGAGGTAGAAATAGTCAAGGAAAGATGACCATGCGTTATACGGGTGGTGGTCACAAGCAGCGTTATCGTATTATCGATTTCAAAAGAACTAAAGACGGAATCCCGGCTACAGTGAAATCAATCGAGTACGATCCAAACAGAACTGCGTTCATCGCTTTATTGGCTTACGCCGATGGTGAGAAAACTTATATTATTGCCCAAAACGGATTGCAGGTAGGTCAGAAATTAGTTTCTGGTGCTGAAGCGCAACCAGAAATCGGTAATACATTGCCATTGAGCAAAATTCCATTGGGAACTGTAATTTCATGTATTGAATTACGTCCAGGTCAGGGAGCTGTTATCGCTCGTTCTGCAGGAACATTTGCGCAATTGATGGCAAGGGACGGAAAATATGCTACCATCAAGATGCCTTCAGGAGAAACAAGATTGATCTTGTTGACTTGTTCAGCAACTATTGGAGCAGTTTCCAACTCTGACCACCAGTTGATCGTTTCCGGTAAAGCCGGTAGGTCAAGATGGTTGGGCAGAAGGCCAAGAACAAGACCGGTAGCGATGAACCCTGTCGATCACCCGATGGGTGGTGGGGAAGGACGCTCTTCAGGTGGACATCCACGTTCAAGAAAAGGATTGCCAGCTAAAGGTTACAGGACGCGTGCTAAGCAGAACCCGAGTAATAAGTATATCGTAGAACGTAGAAAGAAATAA
- the fusA gene encoding elongation factor G translates to MARDLKFTRNIGIAAHIDAGKTTTTERILFYTGKSHKIGEVHDGAATMDWMAQEQERGITITSAATTCEWNFPTEQGKLIPSSQSYHFNIIDTPGHVDFTVEVNRSLRVLDGLVFLFSAVDGVEPQSETNWRLADQYRVPRMGFVNKMDRQGSNFLGVCQQVRDMLKSNAVAITLPIGEELDFKGVVDLVKNQAIVWHDETQGATFDIVPIPADMVDEVKEYRDILIEAVADYDENLLDKYMEDPDSITEEEINNALRAATMDMAIIPMIAGSSFKNKGVQFMLDAVCKYLPSPLDKEGIEGIHPDDADLLEEDQTKILRRPDVKEPFAALAFKIATDPFVGRLAFFRAYSGRLDAGSYILNTRSGNKERISRIYQMHANKQNPIEYIEAGDIGAAVGFKDIKTGDTMCDEKNPIILESMKFPAPVIGIAIEPKTKADVDKMGMALAKLAEEDPTFTVRTDEASGQTIISGMGELHLDILVDRMKREFKVEVNQGEPQVEYKEAFTKSATHRETYKKQSGGRGKFGDIVFTLEPADEVDGKVPVGLQFVNAVKGGNVPKEYIPSVEKGFREAMKTGPLAGYQVDSLKVTLLDGSFHPVDSDALSFELAAKLGYKEVAKAAGAIVLEPIMKMEVITPEENMGDIVGDINRRRGQVNDMGDRNGAKTIKADVPLSEMFGYVTTLRTLSSGRATSTMEFSHYAETPANISEAVIKKAKGNA, encoded by the coding sequence ATGGCAAGAGATTTAAAATTCACAAGAAATATTGGAATTGCTGCTCACATTGATGCCGGTAAAACGACAACGACAGAGCGTATCCTTTTTTATACCGGAAAATCACACAAAATTGGTGAAGTGCATGATGGTGCTGCAACAATGGACTGGATGGCGCAGGAGCAGGAGCGTGGTATCACGATCACTTCGGCTGCTACGACATGCGAGTGGAATTTCCCGACTGAGCAGGGTAAATTAATCCCAAGCTCACAATCTTATCACTTTAACATTATCGATACCCCGGGGCACGTGGATTTTACCGTAGAGGTAAACCGTTCACTTCGTGTATTGGATGGTCTTGTTTTCCTGTTTTCTGCTGTTGATGGTGTTGAGCCGCAATCAGAGACGAACTGGAGGCTTGCTGACCAGTACCGTGTGCCGCGTATGGGATTCGTGAATAAAATGGACCGTCAGGGGTCAAACTTCCTTGGGGTTTGCCAACAGGTTCGTGATATGTTGAAATCAAACGCTGTAGCGATCACTCTTCCAATCGGTGAAGAATTAGACTTTAAAGGTGTAGTTGACTTGGTAAAGAATCAGGCTATCGTATGGCATGATGAAACCCAGGGCGCTACTTTCGATATCGTGCCGATTCCTGCTGATATGGTGGATGAAGTAAAAGAGTACAGGGATATCCTTATCGAAGCAGTTGCTGATTACGATGAGAACCTGCTTGATAAATACATGGAAGATCCGGATTCTATCACTGAAGAAGAGATCAACAATGCATTGCGTGCTGCTACTATGGATATGGCCATCATCCCGATGATTGCCGGTTCTTCTTTCAAAAACAAAGGAGTGCAGTTCATGCTGGATGCAGTTTGTAAATATTTGCCTTCTCCATTGGATAAAGAAGGTATCGAAGGAATCCATCCTGATGATGCTGATTTGTTGGAAGAAGACCAAACCAAGATCTTGCGTCGTCCGGATGTAAAGGAGCCGTTCGCTGCTTTGGCATTTAAGATTGCTACTGACCCATTCGTAGGTCGTCTGGCTTTCTTCCGTGCTTACTCAGGACGTTTGGATGCAGGTTCTTATATTCTGAACACACGTTCAGGTAACAAAGAGCGTATTTCAAGGATTTACCAGATGCACGCCAACAAGCAAAACCCGATCGAGTACATCGAGGCTGGTGATATTGGTGCGGCTGTTGGATTTAAGGATATCAAGACTGGTGACACGATGTGTGACGAGAAAAATCCTATCATCCTGGAATCTATGAAATTCCCTGCTCCGGTAATTGGTATCGCGATCGAGCCAAAAACCAAGGCTGACGTAGATAAGATGGGTATGGCTTTGGCTAAATTGGCTGAAGAGGATCCGACATTTACGGTACGTACAGACGAGGCTTCAGGCCAAACGATCATTTCAGGAATGGGTGAGCTTCACCTTGACATCCTTGTGGATCGTATGAAGCGTGAGTTTAAAGTAGAAGTAAACCAGGGCGAACCTCAGGTTGAATATAAAGAAGCATTTACAAAATCTGCTACACACAGGGAAACTTACAAAAAACAATCGGGTGGTCGTGGTAAATTCGGTGATATCGTGTTTACTCTTGAGCCAGCTGATGAAGTAGACGGTAAAGTGCCTGTAGGATTGCAGTTTGTTAATGCCGTAAAAGGTGGTAACGTTCCAAAAGAATACATCCCTTCTGTAGAGAAAGGTTTCCGTGAAGCGATGAAAACAGGTCCTTTGGCAGGTTATCAGGTAGACAGTCTGAAAGTAACGCTTTTGGACGGATCTTTCCACCCTGTGGATTCTGATGCACTTTCTTTTGAATTGGCTGCAAAGCTTGGTTACAAAGAAGTGGCAAAAGCTGCCGGTGCGATTGTTCTGGAGCCTATCATGAAAATGGAAGTTATTACACCGGAAGAGAACATGGGGGATATCGTAGGTGATATCAACCGTCGTCGCGGCCAGGTGAATGACATGGGTGACAGGAATGGTGCGAAAACCATCAAGGCTGATGTGCCGCTTTCTGAAATGTTCGGTTATGTAACTACATTAAGGACATTATCTTCAGGACGTGCAACTTCTACCATGGAGTTTTCACACTACGCTGAGACACCAGCCAACATTTCGGAAGCTGTAATCAAAAAAGCAAAAGGTAACGCTTAA
- the rplD gene encoding 50S ribosomal protein L4, with protein MEVNVLNISGKETGRKVQLSDDVFGIEPNKHAVYLDVKQYLANQRQGTHKAKERAEVTGSTRKIKKQKGTGTARAGSIKNPLFKGGGTIFGPRPRSYSFKLNKSLKRLARKSAFSLKVQESNLIVLEDFNFDTPNTKNFINVLKSLGLENKKSLFVLGDANKNVYLSSRNLKASNVVSSSELSTYAILNANNIVLLEGSLEGIEENLSK; from the coding sequence ATGGAAGTAAACGTTTTAAATATCAGCGGTAAGGAAACTGGAAGAAAAGTACAGCTTTCTGATGACGTTTTTGGAATTGAGCCAAACAAGCATGCTGTTTACCTTGACGTAAAACAGTATCTGGCTAACCAAAGGCAGGGAACGCACAAGGCGAAAGAACGTGCAGAGGTTACCGGATCTACTCGTAAGATCAAGAAACAAAAAGGTACGGGAACTGCACGTGCGGGTTCTATTAAAAACCCATTATTCAAAGGTGGTGGTACGATTTTCGGCCCAAGGCCAAGAAGCTACTCTTTCAAATTGAACAAATCTTTGAAGCGTCTGGCAAGAAAATCTGCTTTCTCTTTGAAAGTTCAGGAATCGAACCTGATCGTTTTGGAAGACTTCAATTTTGACACTCCAAACACTAAAAATTTCATTAACGTATTGAAATCTTTAGGGTTAGAAAACAAAAAATCATTGTTCGTGTTGGGTGATGCAAATAAAAATGTATATTTGTCGTCACGCAATTTAAAGGCTTCTAACGTTGTAAGTAGCTCAGAATTAAGTACTTACGCAATCCTTAACGCAAATAATATTGTGCTTTTGGAAGGTTCTTTAGAAGGAATTGAAGAAAATTTAAGCAAATAA
- the rplC gene encoding 50S ribosomal protein L3, protein MSGLIGRKIGMTSIFDENGKNIPCTVIEAGPCVVTQVRTKGVDGYEALQLGFDDKTEKHSTQAAIGHFKKAGTVAKKKVVEFQDFATEQKLGDVINVTIFEEGEFVDVQGVSKGKGFQGVVKRHGFGGVGQATHGQHNRLRAPGSVGASSYPSRVFKGMRMAGRMGGDNVKVQNLRVLKVLADKNLILVKGAVPGHNNSYVIIQK, encoded by the coding sequence ATGTCTGGGTTAATTGGTAGAAAAATCGGCATGACCAGCATCTTCGACGAGAACGGGAAAAACATCCCTTGTACCGTGATCGAAGCTGGACCATGCGTTGTTACCCAAGTCAGAACCAAAGGTGTTGACGGGTATGAAGCGTTGCAGCTTGGTTTCGATGACAAAACTGAAAAACATTCCACGCAAGCGGCTATCGGCCACTTCAAAAAGGCTGGAACTGTTGCTAAGAAAAAAGTCGTTGAATTCCAGGATTTCGCAACGGAGCAAAAATTAGGTGACGTGATCAACGTGACTATTTTTGAAGAAGGTGAGTTTGTGGACGTGCAGGGCGTTAGCAAAGGTAAAGGTTTCCAGGGTGTTGTAAAACGTCACGGTTTTGGTGGTGTTGGACAAGCAACTCACGGTCAGCACAACCGTTTGAGGGCACCTGGTTCTGTGGGAGCTTCATCTTATCCGTCACGCGTATTCAAAGGAATGCGTATGGCTGGACGAATGGGTGGAGATAATGTTAAAGTACAAAACCTTAGAGTATTGAAAGTTTTGGCAGACAAGAACCTTATTTTGGTTAAAGGTGCTGTTCCGGGACACAACAACTCTTATGTAATCATTCAGAAGTAA